In Mustelus asterias chromosome 30, sMusAst1.hap1.1, whole genome shotgun sequence, a genomic segment contains:
- the LOC144480834 gene encoding uncharacterized protein LOC144480834 produces MEPQSTTHKSEKAYACSVCGRGFSHSSGLSRHKRSHTMGKPWKCGDCEKEFNYPSELETHRRSHTGERPFTCTACGKGFAALFVLQSHRRTHTKEKPFGCTFCGKAFSQSSALTVHRRGHTGERPFACSLCGSRFTQSSLLRKHQRVHTGERPFPCSLCEKRFAQSSALLTHQRVHTGERPFSCSKCGKGFTQLANLLTHERVHK; encoded by the coding sequence ATGGAACCACAAAGCACCACTCACAAGAGCGAGAAAGCGTAcgcatgttctgtgtgtggacgaggcttcagccaTTCATCCGGCCTGTCCAGGCACAAACGCAGCCACACCATGGGGAAACCTTGGAAATGCGGGGACTGTGAGAaggaattcaattacccatcggagctggaaactcatcggcgcagtcacaccggggagaggccgttcacctgcaccgcgtgtgggaagggattcgccgCATTGTTCGTCCTCCAGTCACACCGGCGGACTCACACGAAGGAGAAGCCGTTCGGCTGTACGTTCTGTGGAAAGGCGTTCAGTCAATCGTCGGCCCTCACTGTCCACCGACgaggtcacaccggggagagaccattcgccTGCTCCCTTTGCGGGAGTAGGTTCACTCAGTCGTCCCTGCTGCGGAAGCACCAACGGGTCCACACTGGCGAaaggccattcccctgctccctgtgtgagaagagatttgcTCAGTCGTCTGCCCTGCTGacgcaccagcgggttcacacaggggagaggccattcagttgctccaagtgcgggaagggattcactcagttagccAACCTGCTGACGCatgagcgagttcacaagtga
- the LOC144480779 gene encoding uncharacterized protein LOC144480779, translating to MEKPWKCGDCGKGFNYPSQLEIHRRSHTGERPFACSVCGKGFTLSSSLHIHQRTHTGEKPLTCLACGKGFSFVSQLLRHQLVHVDERLFGCSECEKSFKRREDLAKHRLAHAQRRFSCSHCGKAFRQSLNLLKHQRVHTGERLLTCPVCGKGFARLSQLSSHRLVHTDDRPFKCPECEKGFKTAGDLLRHQRIHTEERPFTCSTCGKAFICLNNLKLHQRVHSDQRPFECPDCGKSFKTMRDLLMHQRLHTGERPFACPVCGKGFTRSSHLLTHQQVHTGERPFSCPACGKGFTRLAHLNSHQLVHTNNRPFKCSQCEKSFKSADVLLRHRRVHSGEKPYTCCACGKGFTRSSHLLTHQQVHK from the coding sequence atggagaaaccgtggaaatgtggggactgcgggaagggattcaattacccgtCCCAGCTGGAGATCCATCGACGCagccacaccggggagaggccgttcgcctgctccgtgtgtgggaagggattcacattgTCATCCAGCCTACACATACACCAGAGGacccacaccggggagaagccgttaACCTGCTTGGCGTGCGGGAAGGGGTTCAGCTTCGTGTCCCAGCTGCTGAGGCACCAGTTGGTCCACGTTGACGAGAGGCTGTTCGGCTGCTCGgagtgtgagaagagctttaagagACGCGAGGACCTGGCCAAGCACCGGCTCGCTCACGCCCAGAGGcggttcagctgctctcactgcgggaAAGCGTTCCGACAGTCGCTGAACCTCTTGaagcaccagcgggttcacaccggggagaggctccTGACCTgccccgtgtgtgggaagggcttcGCTCGACTCTCCCAGCTCAGTTCACACCGGCTGGTTCACACCGATGACAGGCCTTTCAAGTGTCCCGAGTGCGAGAAGGGCTTCAAAACCGCAGgtgacctgctgagacaccagcgcattcacaccgaggagagacccttcacctgctccaccTGTGGGAAGGCATTTATCTGTCTGAACAACCTCAAGCTGCACCAGCGGGTCCACTCCGATCAGCGACCTTTCGAGTGTCCTGACTGCGGGAAGAGCTTTAAAACGATGAGGGACCTGCTGATGCACCAGCGCCTCCACACGGGGGAAAGGCCTTTCGCCTGCCCCGTGTGTGGGAAAGGCTTCACCCGCTCGTCCCACCTCCTGACCCACCAGCAggtccacaccggggagagaccattcagctgcccaGCGTGCGGGAAGGGTTTCACCCGGCTGGCTCACCTCAATTCACACCAGTTGGTTCACACCAAcaacagacctttcaaatgttctCAGTGCGAGAAGAGCTTCAAAAGCGCGGATGTTCTGCTGAGGCACCGGCGggttcactctggggagaaaccgtacaccTGCTGTGCGTGCGGGAAGGGGTTCACACGTTCGTCCCACCTCCTaactcaccagcaagttcacaagtga